The Fusobacterium necrophorum subsp. necrophorum genome includes the window CAAAATGCCGAAATCATGGCAGAACAAAAAGAGATCATACCGGAGACGATTAAGCCTAAAAAAACAAGTTTTATGGTATTTGGCAAGTCTCTTAAAAAAATAGGAAGAACAGGAGTATCGTACTGATAGCTTGTTCCAAAATTTCCATGAACTACATTTTTTAACCAAATAAAATATTGTTCTAAAAAGGGTTTATCAATTCCCATGATATGCCGTTCCATTTCTAAAGCTTCCCTGGTGGGAGGAACACCGGCGGCTGCTAATTTTAAATAGGCAGGATCCGCCGGTGATATATGGAGTAACAAGAAAGTGAGAAAAGAAATCCCCAGCAAAATACAGGAAAAACTGAGAAGTTTTTTCCCGATAAATGGATACATTCTTGCTCCCCCTCTTTTATTCTTTTTCTACATCTTTATTCATTTGATAAAAATCTAAAGGATGCACACTGAAATTCTTTACCTTTGTACTTCGACAAATATTATTTTGAGGATAGGCTAAGAAAATATTCTTACCTTCTTTTACAATAAGTTCTTGTGCCTCTTTTGCCAAAGCAAATCGTTTTTTTGCATCTTTCTCCAAAGATAATTCTTTTGCAATTTCTTCCACTCTGTCATTGTGGAAATAATGTAAGAAATTGTCGGAAGCCTCTTTCGTAAATCCAACTCGTAATAAAAGACTTGGATTTGAATTTGTGGCTGTCGAAAAAGAATCGACACCGATATCGAAGGCACCGGCATTGTATTGATCCAACGGAAGTTTTTCATAACTTACCAAGTCTAAGACAATTCCAAGTTTTGCAAGCTCCGATTGTACATATTGGGCAATAAAAGGAATCTCCGCTCTGGAAGAATAGTAGACAAATTTAAGACGTAATTCTTTTCCGTCTTTTTCCAATATATGATTGCTATTCTTATGGTATCCTGCTTCTTTTAACAATTCTTCCGCTTTTTTTACATCATATCGATATCCCTCAATACTGTCCGAACCGAAAGGCAGACTGGAAGAATAAGGGCTATAAGCTGCTTTTACAGTCCCGTTTAATGTAATATTTGCCATGGTTTCCTTATCGATAGCATAGTTGATGGCTTCCCGTACTCGTTTGTCTTGTAAAGCTTCGGTATTCGGATTAAAAAAGGCGTAGATGATCCTTGTGGAAGGAACAATGTCTACAGCAATATTTTTGTAATCCTGAAAAGTACTCAAAGCACTTGCACTGAGACCGATACTGACATCCACCTCTCCCGATTGCAATGCAAGCATTCTGGTATTGGCATCCGGGATGAGCAGATAGCTCACGGAGTCTAATTTAGGAGTTCCGTTCCAATAGTTTTTATTCGCCACCAGTTCGACTCTTTCATTGTCCGTACTGCTATCTACGATGAAGGGTCCCGTCGCAACAGGTTTCAAGGTAAATTCCTCCGCATTCGTTGCAGCATCCACATCTACAATGCTATACATAGGTTCTGACAGATTATCCGCCAAGAAGGGATCTAATTTATCCGTTTTTACAATCAGAGCATCTTCCCTTACAGAGAAGGTATAATTTCCGATTTCCTGTTTTGCACGATTGTTTAGAGCGATGCTTCTTTCCAAGCTGGCTTTTACTTTTTCAGGTGTTAAAGCTACCCCATTGTGAAAAGTAATATTTTTTCGAATTTTAAATTCCCAAGTCGTATCATCCAATTGTTGAAAACTTTCTGCGAGCCAAGGTTCCGGTGTCATTTCCTTTGACATAATGATCAGAGTTTCAGCAATTCCGGCACGCATAGCATACCACCCTTGATAGTCAATCGCCGGATCCAAATGGGTATCAAAGAAAGCAAGTGCTACATTTAAATGTTTCCCATGTTCTTCCGCTGTTTCTTTTTTCTCTCCACAGGCTGTGAATAAGAATAAGAAAAGTAAACTGAATAAAGCAATTATTTTTTTCAACATAATTTTCCTCCTCATAAATTTAACTTAATATCCTATTATATATAAAAAATATTTTAAATACAAACCTATAAGGGGTTTATTTTTGAAAAAATATTATTTTTCTTTGCTTTCTATGATGAAAGTCACAGGTCCGTCATTTAACAGTTCCACCTTCATATCTGCTCCAAACTCGCCGGCTTCCGTTTTGATTCCGAAGGAAGCAAAGGTTTTTAAAAACATTTCATACAAAGGAATGGCAACTTCGGGTTTTGCCGCCTCCACAAAGGCGGGTCTTCTTCCCTTCTTACAATTTCCATAGAGAGTAAATTGGGAAACAATCAGGACTTCTCCTTTTACCTCTTCCAAAGATAGATTCATTTTTCCCTTTTCATCTTCGAAGACACGTAGATCTTTAATTTTATTGGCTAGCCAATGGACGTCTTCTTCCGTATCCGTATGAGTAATGCCCAGCAGAACTAAAAATCCTTTTTGAATTTCTCCTATGCTATTTCCTTCTACTTTTACATTGGCATATTGCACTCTTTGAATCACAGCTTTCATACTTTCCTCCTCAGTTTTATATATTTTTCTCTATCCTCTCATAAGAACCGAAAATTGTCAATGAGGGAGGGAAAGAAAAGCCCTATCAAAAATAAAATAATATTCGATGTCCTTGTATGAGGAATTTGTTTGGAAAATGTTTGAAAGAGTGATATAATGATAGCAATATAGAGTTTTCAAGGAGGGACAATGAAACGTTTAAATACTTTGACAGAATTTGCAAGAGTTATCAATTCCGATCGTTATCAATATACAGAAAGTGATATTTTTTTAATGGAGAACATGGAGCATAAAATGGCTACCTTCGATGTATTTTTCCGGAAAACGGAGGACGGAGGTTTTGCCGTTGTGGCAGGTGTTCAAGAAGTTTTAGATTTGATTCATATTTTAAATGAAACGAGTGAAGAAGAAAAGCGAATGTATTTTTCAACAATTTTAGAAGAACAGCATCTGATTGATTTTTTATCCAAAATTCGATTTACGGGAGATCTGTATGCTCTTCCGGACGGGTCGATTGCCTATCCGAATGAACCGATTATTACCATAAAAGCTCCTTTGATTGAGGCACAAATTTTAGAAACTCCTGTTTTAAATATCATCAATATGGCAATGGCAATCGCTACCAAGGCTTCTATGGTAACAAGGGCGGCTTATCCACAGGCGGTTTCTTCCTTTGGAAGTCGAAGAGCACATGGTTTTGACAGTGCTGTTTCCGGGAATAAGGCGGCAGTCATTGGAGGCTGCAGCGGACATTCGAATTTAATGACGGAGTATCGATACGGAATTCCGAGTTCCGGAACTATGGCACATTCCTATATTCAATCTTTCGGTGTCGGAAAAAAAGCGGAGAAAGAAGCTTTTGCAAAGTTTATTGCACATCGAAAACAACGAAAGGGAAACACCTTATTATTGTTAATAGACACATATAATACGATTAAAAGCGGTTTGGAAAATGCTATTGAAGCTTTTCAAGAAGCCGGAATTGACGATCATTATCCCGGAGTTTACGGAGTTCGTATCGATTCCGGAGACTTGGCATATTTGTCAAAAAAATGCAGACAACGTTTGGATGAAGTGGGAATGAAAAAGGCTAAAATTTTCTTAACCAATTCCTTGGATGAAAAATTGATAAAATCTTTAAAGGAGCAGGGGGCCTGTGCAGATATTTACGGAGTGGGAGATGCCATTGCCGTGTCCAAATCCTACCCGTGTTTCGGAGGAGTATACAAGATTGTGGAATTGGACGGAAAACCGTTGATTAAGCTTTCAGAAGATGTGATAAAAATCTCAAATCCCGGTTTTAAAGAAGTCTATCGAATTTTTGATAAGGAAGGAAAAGCCTATGCCGATCTTGTGACCTTGGTAGAGGGGGATCGAGATAAGGAACGACTGTTAAGAGGAAAAGATTTGATCTTACGAGATGAAAAGTATGATTTTAAAAAGAGTTATTTAAAGGCGGGAGAGTACAGCTTCGAAAAATTAACGAAACTCTATGTGAAACAAGGAGAGGTACAGGAAACTTTATATGAGGATTTATTGGATGCTATGAAATCTCAAAAGCATTATTTGGCATCATTGGAAAAAGTATCCGAGGAAAGAAAACGTTTGGAAAATCCGCATCAATACAAGGTGGATTTATCGGAGGATTTATTGAACCTGAAGTATGGATTGATTAAGAGTATTCAAGAGGAAGCATAGGAGAAAACGATGAAATTTGAAGCCATTCGATATTTGGAAAGAAAAACGGGAGAATATAAGATAGAAAAGGTTCCGGGAGAATCTTTTCTGAAATTTTTATATTATAATCCTTTTGGAAAATTGGCACTGGAAGCTCTTGTGAAACGGAAGTTTCTAAGTGTTTGGTATGGAAAAAAGATGAATACGAAGAAGTCGAGAGAAAAGATACTTCCTTTTATCAAAAGCTTGGAAATTCCAATCGAAGAGGCTGAAAAATCTTGGGATGAATTTACTTCTTTTAATGATTTTTTTTATCGAAAACTCAAAAAAGGAGCAAGAACTTGGGATATGAGAGAGGATGTTCTCGTCTCTCCGGCGGACGGAAAAGTATTAGCCTATGAAAATATTGATTCTTTTGCTTCTTTTTTTGTAAAAGGACAGAGTTTTTCTTTGGAAGAGTTGTTTCAATCCAAGGAAATGGCGGAAAAATATGCAGGGGGAAGCTTTGTCATTGTGCGTCTGGCTCCGGTGGATTATCATCGATACCATTTTCCGACAGATGCTTGGGTCGGGGCTTCTCATAAAATACAGGGATATTATTATTCCGTATCGACACATGCCATTCGAAGAAATCTGCGAATTTTCTTAGAAAACCAAAGAGAATATACGATTTTAAAATCTAAAAAATTTGGAGATATTGCCTATTTTGAAATTGGAGCGACTATGGTGGGAGGAATTCATCAAACCTATGCGGAAAATTCCATGGTAAGCAAGGGGGAAGAAAAGGGATACTTTGATTTTGGAGGTTCTACCTGTCTGCTGCTGTTCGAAAAGGGAAAGGTACAATTGGATGAGGATTTATTGGAACATACCAAACAGGGAATCGAGACAAAGGTATATGTAGGAGAAAAGATAGGATATGCGAAGCAGGGCGGAGTATTTTAAGCGAGGAGACGGTATTGTTTATGCTGCTTTATGCTTTTTGTTTTTTCAATTGGGAATGAAGATTTTGGAATTTCCGGAATTGAAAGCGGAAAAAGCGGAAATTTATGTGGATGGGAAGTTGGAATATGTCTATCCGCTGCAAGAGGAGCAGAAGCTCTTTTTCGTAGATACTTCGATTGGAGGAGTCAATGTGGAAATCAGGGATAAAAAAATAAGAGTGACAAGCTCGAATTCTCCTTTGAAACTCTGTGTAAAACAGGGTTGGATAGGAAGTGTGGGAGAAAGTATTATCGGAGTACCGGATCGACTTTTGATTCAAATTGTGGGAGAAGTGGCGGAAGAAGACGAAGACTATGTGGATGGCGTGGTGAGATAGAAAATGAAAAAAGAAAGATATTCGGGAATGGCTTTTTTATTGTTTATAATAGTGATTCTACAAAGTTATTTACAACAGACGGAAACTTTTGCCAAAATTTTAGGAGGAACGATTTCCTTTTTTGTACCTTTAATTTGGGCGGTATTTTTGAGTATTTTGCTCTACCCTTTGCAAGCATTTTTGAGAAATCACTTCCATGTAAAAAGGGCATTTGCTCTTATTGCGGTTTTGTTGCTCTTAGTCTTTTTCTTTTCTTTGTTTATGTTGATTGTGATTCCGCAAGTGAGTAAAAGTATAAAAGAATTACAGCAAATTTACCCTTATATGGAAAAACGGGTAGGAGAATTTTTGGACAAGAGTTTTCTTTTTTTGCATAAACGGGGTTTGCTTTTCATGGATGAAACGGAAATTATGAAAGCAATTTCCACGTATACCAAAGACAATATTCAAAAAATTCAACAAATTGGAATCTCCATTTTCTGGAATGTCTTTGATCTTACCTTTGGAATTGCCAATTTTCTAATCGGACTTTTTTTGGCTTGTTTCATTTTGCTAAAACCGGAAGATTTTATAAAGCTAATAGAACGACTGGTATATTTGAGTGTAAAAAAGGAAAAGGCTTTGCAGATTATTGAAATTTTGAGAAAATCGAAGGACATTTTTTTAAATTACTTTGTAGGACGTTTGTTGGTTTCCATCATTGTCGCTTTTATCGTATTCTTGGTGTTATTTTTGAGTAAAACACCCTATCCTGTATTAACAGCTCTTTTATTCGGAGTTGGAAATATGATCCCTTATTTAGGAGTACTTGGAGCTTCTCTTATTTCCGGATTTTTAATTTTAATTTTTGCCCCTTATAAAATTGGATATTTGATTTTTGCCATTGTTCTTTCCCAGGCTTTGGACGGTTTTATTATCGGACCTAAAATTGTGGGGGATAAGGTGGGATTGAACAGCTTTTGGGTTGTGGTTGCTATTTTATTGTGCGGAAAATTGATGGGAATTGCGGGAATGTTTTTGGGAGTTCCCATTTTCTGTATTATTAAATTGATCTATGAAGAAAAATGGAAAGCCTATGTGCAAGAGGAAGAAAAAGAGAGAGGGATTGTAGAAGATGAAGAGGAAGTTTAGTATCGTGGCATCCAGCACGATGGGCTTGGAGAGTATTGTAAAAGAAGAATGTAGAAAATTAGGGTTTCAAAATATACAAGTATGGAATGGGAGAGTGGAATTTGACGGAGATTTCGAAACCTTGGTCAGAGCCAATATTCATCTTCGATGTGCCGATCGAATTTTTGTGAAAATGGCAGAGTTTAAGGCCTTAAGTTATGAGGAATTATTTCAGGAAGTGAAAAAAATAGCTTGGGAAGATTGGATAGAAGAGAAGGGAGAATTTCCGATTGCCTGGGTGAGTTCGGTAAAGTCAAAGTTATACTCCAAGGCGGATATTCAAAGAATTGCAAAAAAAGCAATCGTCGAACGATTAAAGACAAAGTATCCAAGGGAAGTGTTTGAGGAAACAGGAGCAAAGTATCGCATCAAAATCCAATGTCATCATGATGTATTTCTTGTGATGTTGGACAGCAGTGGAGAAGGATTGAATCGTAGAGGATACCGGAGTCTAAAAAATGAAGCTCCTTTAAAAGAAACCATGGCAGCTGCCTTGATTTATTTGGCAAAATGGCAGGGAGGAGAAAGAGCTTTTTTGGATCCGATGTGCGGAACGGGAACCTTAGCGATCGAAGCAGCGATGATAGCCAGAAATATTGCTCCCGGAGCGAATCGAAATTTTGCTGCGGAAGAATGGAGTGTGATTCCGGAAGAAATTTGGATAGAGGCAAGAGATGAAGCATTTTCAAGGGAAGATTATGAAAAGAAAGTGAAGATTTATGCTTCGGATATTGAGGAAGAGACGATTCAGATTGCAAGAAAAAATATAGAAAGAGCGGGGGTGGAAGGAGATATTCTTCTTTCCTGTCAAGACTTTCAAGAGGTGAAGGTGGAAGAGAAAGCGGGAGCTATGATTACAAATCCTCCTTATGGAGAGCGTTTGTCGGATCCGGTGGAAGTAGAAGAACTGTATCGAAATTTAGGACAATTTTGTCGAAAACGTCTACCCAAGTGGTCTTACTATATCATTACTTCCTTCGAAATGTTTGAAAAAGTATTCGGAAAAAAGGCGAATAAAAATAGAAAGCTGTACAACGGCGGAATAAAATGTTATTATTATCAATATTATGGAGAAGACAGAGTCAATGGAAGAGAAATATAAGAAAATATGGGAAGAAGCGGAAGAAACCTTTTTAGAAGTCTTACGACTTTCACTACAAAAACAAAAAGAATTCCGGAAAATAGGAGATGTTGCAGGAGAAGAACTTCTGGAAAAAGAAGTCATTTCCAAGTATGAAAGCTTATATCTTGCTTTACAAAGTGAAAATTTTGGCACTTTTTCGGAAGAGCAGTGGAAAGCCATGGAAGATACTTTGGAAGAAATTCAAAAGAAACATCAAATCAGTCGAGAATATTTATGGGAAAAACGAAGACTTAGAAAGCATTTGACAGGAAAGTCCGGAGCGGAAGTTGTCAAAAAGTTGTTGGAATATCAGAAAAAAGAATTGGAAAAACAAAAAAGACAGATTTTGGAAGAGGCAAATCATCTTTTGGAAGAAGAGGATATTCTTCATCGAAAGCTTTGTGAGGCAATTCAGGAGGAGGAACAGTTACGACTTTTTGAGCTTATGCAGCCCT containing:
- a CDS encoding ABC transporter substrate-binding protein → MLKKIIALFSLLFLFLFTACGEKKETAEEHGKHLNVALAFFDTHLDPAIDYQGWYAMRAGIAETLIIMSKEMTPEPWLAESFQQLDDTTWEFKIRKNITFHNGVALTPEKVKASLERSIALNNRAKQEIGNYTFSVREDALIVKTDKLDPFLADNLSEPMYSIVDVDAATNAEEFTLKPVATGPFIVDSSTDNERVELVANKNYWNGTPKLDSVSYLLIPDANTRMLALQSGEVDVSIGLSASALSTFQDYKNIAVDIVPSTRIIYAFFNPNTEALQDKRVREAINYAIDKETMANITLNGTVKAAYSPYSSSLPFGSDSIEGYRYDVKKAEELLKEAGYHKNSNHILEKDGKELRLKFVYYSSRAEIPFIAQYVQSELAKLGIVLDLVSYEKLPLDQYNAGAFDIGVDSFSTATNSNPSLLLRVGFTKEASDNFLHYFHNDRVEEIAKELSLEKDAKKRFALAKEAQELIVKEGKNIFLAYPQNNICRSTKVKNFSVHPLDFYQMNKDVEKE
- the dtd gene encoding D-aminoacyl-tRNA deacylase, which produces MKAVIQRVQYANVKVEGNSIGEIQKGFLVLLGITHTDTEEDVHWLANKIKDLRVFEDEKGKMNLSLEEVKGEVLIVSQFTLYGNCKKGRRPAFVEAAKPEVAIPLYEMFLKTFASFGIKTEAGEFGADMKVELLNDGPVTFIIESKEK
- a CDS encoding nicotinate phosphoribosyltransferase encodes the protein MKRLNTLTEFARVINSDRYQYTESDIFLMENMEHKMATFDVFFRKTEDGGFAVVAGVQEVLDLIHILNETSEEEKRMYFSTILEEQHLIDFLSKIRFTGDLYALPDGSIAYPNEPIITIKAPLIEAQILETPVLNIINMAMAIATKASMVTRAAYPQAVSSFGSRRAHGFDSAVSGNKAAVIGGCSGHSNLMTEYRYGIPSSGTMAHSYIQSFGVGKKAEKEAFAKFIAHRKQRKGNTLLLLIDTYNTIKSGLENAIEAFQEAGIDDHYPGVYGVRIDSGDLAYLSKKCRQRLDEVGMKKAKIFLTNSLDEKLIKSLKEQGACADIYGVGDAIAVSKSYPCFGGVYKIVELDGKPLIKLSEDVIKISNPGFKEVYRIFDKEGKAYADLVTLVEGDRDKERLLRGKDLILRDEKYDFKKSYLKAGEYSFEKLTKLYVKQGEVQETLYEDLLDAMKSQKHYLASLEKVSEERKRLENPHQYKVDLSEDLLNLKYGLIKSIQEEA
- a CDS encoding phosphatidylserine decarboxylase, with protein sequence MKFEAIRYLERKTGEYKIEKVPGESFLKFLYYNPFGKLALEALVKRKFLSVWYGKKMNTKKSREKILPFIKSLEIPIEEAEKSWDEFTSFNDFFYRKLKKGARTWDMREDVLVSPADGKVLAYENIDSFASFFVKGQSFSLEELFQSKEMAEKYAGGSFVIVRLAPVDYHRYHFPTDAWVGASHKIQGYYYSVSTHAIRRNLRIFLENQREYTILKSKKFGDIAYFEIGATMVGGIHQTYAENSMVSKGEEKGYFDFGGSTCLLLFEKGKVQLDEDLLEHTKQGIETKVYVGEKIGYAKQGGVF
- a CDS encoding NusG domain II-containing protein, producing MRSRAEYFKRGDGIVYAALCFLFFQLGMKILEFPELKAEKAEIYVDGKLEYVYPLQEEQKLFFVDTSIGGVNVEIRDKKIRVTSSNSPLKLCVKQGWIGSVGESIIGVPDRLLIQIVGEVAEEDEDYVDGVVR
- a CDS encoding AI-2E family transporter — translated: MKKERYSGMAFLLFIIVILQSYLQQTETFAKILGGTISFFVPLIWAVFLSILLYPLQAFLRNHFHVKRAFALIAVLLLLVFFFSLFMLIVIPQVSKSIKELQQIYPYMEKRVGEFLDKSFLFLHKRGLLFMDETEIMKAISTYTKDNIQKIQQIGISIFWNVFDLTFGIANFLIGLFLACFILLKPEDFIKLIERLVYLSVKKEKALQIIEILRKSKDIFLNYFVGRLLVSIIVAFIVFLVLFLSKTPYPVLTALLFGVGNMIPYLGVLGASLISGFLILIFAPYKIGYLIFAIVLSQALDGFIIGPKIVGDKVGLNSFWVVVAILLCGKLMGIAGMFLGVPIFCIIKLIYEEKWKAYVQEEEKERGIVEDEEEV
- a CDS encoding class I SAM-dependent RNA methyltransferase, producing MKRKFSIVASSTMGLESIVKEECRKLGFQNIQVWNGRVEFDGDFETLVRANIHLRCADRIFVKMAEFKALSYEELFQEVKKIAWEDWIEEKGEFPIAWVSSVKSKLYSKADIQRIAKKAIVERLKTKYPREVFEETGAKYRIKIQCHHDVFLVMLDSSGEGLNRRGYRSLKNEAPLKETMAAALIYLAKWQGGERAFLDPMCGTGTLAIEAAMIARNIAPGANRNFAAEEWSVIPEEIWIEARDEAFSREDYEKKVKIYASDIEEETIQIARKNIERAGVEGDILLSCQDFQEVKVEEKAGAMITNPPYGERLSDPVEVEELYRNLGQFCRKRLPKWSYYIITSFEMFEKVFGKKANKNRKLYNGGIKCYYYQYYGEDRVNGREI